The following nucleotide sequence is from Tolumonas lignilytica.
CTCCGCCAAGTTGTACAATCAATTAATGCATTGACGATAAAACTGGCTAAACAATTTAAAGAGGAAGCAGTTGCTGCGGATCTGTTACGAGAAAGAGCTTTTCGTGATGCGGTGTCGGGGTTGGGGAATAGAGCCTATTTTATCGGACAGATCAATGCCTGGATTGCAGAACATGGTACAGGCGGAGTCATGCTGATAGCTGTTGATGCATTAGATGATATTTATCGACATGATGGTTATAGCGCTCGAGATAAAATGGTTAAACAGATTGCTAATGTTCTGAATACAAAACTGGCTGTTTATGAAGGTGGTTCTGTTGCCCGTATCAGCGCGACAGAATATGCCGTTCTTCTTCCTGGCTTATCAAGTGACGAGCTATTAGAGGCTGCGAATATTCTAAATGACGCAATAGCGAATCTGATTGTTAATCCGCTTGATACAGATTCAGCATTTTCAGTCATTGGTATTGCGGTGAGAAACAAAGATGAAGATCTTTCAGCTCTATTAACGAAAGCGGATAGCGCATTGCGTAGAGCAAGAAATGAAAGACTAGGTGCTGTAACCATAGAACAAGCAGATACTGCGGATATACTAGGGCGATTAGCATGGAAAGACATTATTCTAAACTCGCTGGAGCATGATCAATTTGATTTTCGTGTTCAGCCTGTAACTATGCTTAGTGGTCAGAATAATTTACCTGCGGAATTGTTTTCAGGAATTAAATATCAAGGTCAAAGGTTTAGTGCTGCGCAGTTTATGTCTGCAGTTGAAATGTTTAAGCTTGGTGAAAAACTTGATCGTTATGTATTAGAGCAATCTTTAGTAATATTAAAAGATAATCCAGACTTATCTTTATCGATTAATTTAACGATAGGCAGTATATCGTCATCATCGTTCCATTCATTTTTGAAAGAGTTTTTCGTCACCAACAATTTGTTTATATCAAGAATAGCTCTAGAGATACCAGAGAATGCGATTCTGCAACACAAAGAATCAGTTAAAAACCTAAATGGTTTATGTGCAGAATTTAAGGTTATGTGGGGTATTGACCAGTTCGGCAGACATTTTCAATCTCTCGAATACCTTACAGAATTCACACCTGCCTATGTAAAAGTCGATCAAGGATATATGAGTGTTATCACTAAAGATGAAAATGCTCAGAGTGTTTTAGCAGCAGTTTGCCGGACTGCACATAATGCTGGAGCAGTTACGATCGTTACAAGAGTAGAAGATCAAAAGCAGGTTGAACTGATTACTCAATTATTTGTAGATGGTTATCAGGGCATTGTGCAACCGGCCAGAGAAATATAAAGCATTCTCATGTAGTAACCAAAGGGGCGCATTTGCGCCCTTTTTTATTCGATTTAATTGAATGGTTGATATGGTTAATGAGAACTATCTATCTGATTTTTAGAATATTAAATGAATGTTAATTTGTTAAGATTATTCAAAATAGGTTAATTATATATAAGGAAATCGTGTGAGCACTCAGATCATAGCTGAAACCTCTCTTAT
It contains:
- a CDS encoding bifunctional diguanylate cyclase/phosphodiesterase; this translates as MTLYKQILAFVICLFAGLLIIAYAVQFQSTRDYLAEQQRISVINTANSVGLALTPYLETGDKVGAESVINAAFDGGYYQKIHLDLLASKQTIEKTNQTDIEGVPHWFTQLNLFKSESYETVLTSGWLQLGRLEVKGHPGDAYFQFWRAMSNLFWAYISCFIVVSILIVAALRILLRPLESIRRQAVEIEKHHFNQSIPLPKTLELRQVVQSINALTIKLAKQFKEEAVAADLLRERAFRDAVSGLGNRAYFIGQINAWIAEHGTGGVMLIAVDALDDIYRHDGYSARDKMVKQIANVLNTKLAVYEGGSVARISATEYAVLLPGLSSDELLEAANILNDAIANLIVNPLDTDSAFSVIGIAVRNKDEDLSALLTKADSALRRARNERLGAVTIEQADTADILGRLAWKDIILNSLEHDQFDFRVQPVTMLSGQNNLPAELFSGIKYQGQRFSAAQFMSAVEMFKLGEKLDRYVLEQSLVILKDNPDLSLSINLTIGSISSSSFHSFLKEFFVTNNLFISRIALEIPENAILQHKESVKNLNGLCAEFKVMWGIDQFGRHFQSLEYLTEFTPAYVKVDQGYMSVITKDENAQSVLAAVCRTAHNAGAVTIVTRVEDQKQVELITQLFVDGYQGIVQPAREI